The DNA sequence TAGCCGACGGTCGCGAGTACGACACTCTCAAGCAAGCGGCTTGGGATCACTCGTCGATGCGCGCTAGGGCGTCGCCTACACCTATGCGGCCTCGTGGAACTACCTCCGCCGTTATGCCACCAAAACCTCGCGTCGCGTTATATCCGCCCACGCCAAGCGTTCCCTCGGGGCGCGAGCAGGGATGACAATAGCCTGTCTTCCTTCGCATATATGAGTCCCATGCGAACGAAGGGTACGCAGCGGAAGGTTCGTGCAAAAGATTTAGAGTGGCGAATACTTTCACAACAATAACAGATTTGTTTTTGCGCACGCCGCTGGACCTTATCAATCGGCAGTTTTAGGCTGATCGACCGAACCACCTGTGGGTTTTGGATCTTACCTATGTGGCGACCTGGAGGGATGGCTTTAGTTGGCTTTGTGGTCGACGTCTTCGCCCTGCACATTGTTGGCTAGCGCGTCAGCAGTTCAATGCGCACGAGTTTTGTACTTGATGCGTTGAACTAGCAGTGTGGGCAAGCCAACCAGATCAACACAGCCGGTTGATTTACCATTCGGATAGGGGTTCACCAAGCTGGAATGGACGTCACGTTTAACAACCCTTGATTGCTGGAACCCTCGGTCACATTTCTTCCGCCGAAGCTGAGGAAAATACTACTACCCGCAGCTCTGCAATCAAGTTTTCCCACTGGCGGCTTAACCTCGGCACCAACAGCGTCCACTGAACCGGGACGGTTCACCTTGCCTGACGGGAGTTCAGCACCAGTAGGCTGCAAACGTTTGTACCGTCTACCGGCCGGCGTAGCTGCTGCCCCGCAGGCGTTGCAGTTGAGGTGATAGAGATCATCCGGAAGCACAAGGAAAGATCTTAAGAGGCTACTCGAGTGGGTGAAGGCTGATAGGCGCTATACACTGCAACTCTCAGCTCTCGCTCGCTCTAGATTGGCGTCGATCCTGACCAAAAAGCCCAGCAATTGTGTTCGTTCTTCATTTGTCAAGCCTGTCAGGGCCGTCTCGCAAGCTTCATCCATCACTAGTTTGCCGTCAGGCATCTGTTTAGAAGCACGTGCGGTTAGCGAGATGAGTCGGCTGCGCCTGTCGGCTGGATCGGGCACGCGGTCGATCAAGTTGTCACGTTCCATACGGTTTAAAAGTTGGGCCATACTGGACCGCTCGACCTGTGCGATGCTTGCCAGTTCTGCTTGAGACAGAGCACCGTCACGTTTCAACGTCAACAAGACTGGCATTTGGCCAATTGCGAATCCAAGCTGCCGCAAAGGCGTGTCGACTAAAGCTGCAAACGTTCGATATACCTGTCCGACTAATCTCATGGGACGATCTGGATCGTCAAAGTGCGGCTCGCTTGACATGTTGTAGCCTCTTACCATTGGAAAGGCACCTATCTTATATGATTTTCCTACGGATTCAAGCTCCGAAGTAGCGCCCGCTAAGCTGCAACCCACGCCGGTCTTATATGCATACGTTTTTAGCTAAAGGATAGGTGATACACCCTGCTCCATGGCGCTTTTGAGAGCGGTAGTCATCGACAATGTTTGGAGCTCCGACCAAGCTTTGTGTATTGCGAAAACGACTGTACGCGGAAAACATAAGTCTTCGTTCAAGGCGGCTTGCACCGGACGCAGTCGATGCCTGAGATTGCGCGGCGTCCGTTTGCCGATCGCCTGCTCTATAGATTTGTGGAACGCCTGCAACCTGCAGGCGTTCATTTTTCCATGCGCTAGTTTGAAGTTCGCGAGTCGATTGCCGCGTTACGAGGGTCGTCTCATATGCTCGCTGTAATCTGAACCGTGAATCGTTCGAATTTGGATGCGAGGTTGCGCTGCGGTTTTTCGTTTAACTAGGCAGCGCCACCATCCGCAACCCACGAAGCATCAAGCGAGTGCGGTGGTCCTGCGCTTCAACAGTAATAACTGCTCAGACTGTTGTTTTTTCGGACTGGAAGCTCGAGCGCAGTGGAGTAAGCCAGCATAAACATCATTTAGCTATCAAGATTCTTCCCTCGAGGCCGTTAGTAGTCGCATACAACACACGATGTAACGTCTTGATGATGAGTAGAAAACGCCATTTGCATCAGTGGATCACCGGCACCGCCAGCATCGCCGCGATGGGATTTCTTTGCGCCTCATACATCTCTTGCGCATTTGCGGATGACACCCCGGCTCCGGACAACGCAAAGCACATGTTCACGCTGAGCGGCTTCGGCACGCTCGGCATGACCCATTCGAGCCTGGACACAGCCGACTTCACGAGTACCGCATTCGAGCCGAACGGTGCCGGCCATAGCCGCAAGTACGACTTCGCCGACGACAGCAAGATCGGCCTGCAGCTCACCGGCCAGTTCACCGACAAGCTATCGGCTGTTGTCCAGGTTGTGTCCGAGCATCGCTACAACAACACGTTCGTGCCAACGCTCGAGTGGGCCAACGTAAAGTACGCCATCACCCCCGACCTGAGCGTGCGTGCCGGGCGGATCGAGCTGCCTACTTTCCTGAACTCGGACTATCGAAACGTGGGTTATGCGAATCCCTGGGTGCGGGTGCCGATCGAGGTTTATAACACCGTGCCAATCACCAACAGCGACGGCGCGGATATGTCGTACCGGTTGCGTCTGGGCGCTGTCGCGGACACTGT is a window from the Burkholderia sp. PAMC 26561 genome containing:
- a CDS encoding MarR family winged helix-turn-helix transcriptional regulator; translation: MSSEPHFDDPDRPMRLVGQVYRTFAALVDTPLRQLGFAIGQMPVLLTLKRDGALSQAELASIAQVERSSMAQLLNRMERDNLIDRVPDPADRRSRLISLTARASKQMPDGKLVMDEACETALTGLTNEERTQLLGFLVRIDANLERARAESCSV